One window of the Caldilineales bacterium genome contains the following:
- the fmt gene encoding methionyl-tRNA formyltransferase, with product MIRTVFMGTPDFAVPTLRALLENPAYHLVGVVTQPDRQAGRGGGGGRRVQMSPVKEAALAAGVPILQPERLRRPEALAQLAALAPDLIIVAAYGQILRPEVLALPRFGCLNVHASLLPRWRGAAPIAAAILAGDAATGSTIMRMDEGMDTGPILAQAEEAIRPGDTTGSLGERLAEQGARLLLSTLPGYLAGDILPRPQPETGATLCRPLQKEQGRIDWRQPAAQIERMVRAFDPWPGAFTTWDGQQLKIGRAQAIAGQEEPGRVLRRQGQIAIGTGEGLLVASALQLAGRKMLGGKEFLAGRPDFIGAALSPAMA from the coding sequence ATGATCCGCACCGTCTTCATGGGCACGCCCGACTTCGCCGTTCCCACCTTGCGCGCCTTGCTCGAAAACCCCGCTTATCATCTCGTCGGCGTCGTCACCCAGCCCGACCGCCAGGCCGGACGCGGGGGCGGGGGCGGACGCCGGGTGCAGATGTCACCGGTCAAGGAAGCAGCGCTGGCGGCGGGCGTTCCCATCCTGCAACCCGAGCGCCTGCGCCGGCCCGAAGCCCTGGCGCAACTGGCCGCGCTCGCCCCCGATCTCATCATCGTCGCCGCCTACGGCCAGATCCTGCGACCGGAGGTGCTGGCCCTGCCGCGCTTCGGTTGTCTCAATGTCCATGCCTCGCTCTTGCCGCGCTGGCGTGGGGCCGCCCCCATCGCCGCTGCCATCCTTGCCGGCGACGCCGCCACGGGCAGCACGATCATGCGCATGGACGAGGGCATGGACACCGGCCCCATCCTTGCCCAGGCCGAGGAAGCGATCCGCCCGGGCGACACGACCGGCAGCCTGGGCGAGCGGCTGGCGGAGCAAGGGGCGCGCCTGCTCCTGAGCACGCTGCCGGGCTACCTGGCTGGCGACATCCTCCCCCGGCCGCAGCCTGAGACGGGCGCCACCCTCTGCCGACCGCTGCAAAAAGAGCAAGGGCGCATCGATTGGCGGCAGCCGGCGGCGCAGATCGAGCGCATGGTGCGGGCTTTCGACCCCTGGCCGGGCGCGTTCACGACCTGGGACGGCCAACAGCTGAAGATCGGCCGGGCGCAGGCCATCGCCGGGCAGGAGGAACCGGGCCGGGTGCTGCGCCGGCAGGGGCAGATCGCCATCGGCACGGGCGAGGGGCTGCTGGTGGCGTCGGCGCTGCAACTGGCGGGGCGGAAGATGCTGGGCGGGAAAGAATTCCTGGCCGGGCGGCCGGATTTCATCGGCGCGGCCCTGTCCCCGGCTATGGCATGA